One window of Pyrus communis chromosome 12, drPyrComm1.1, whole genome shotgun sequence genomic DNA carries:
- the LOC137710905 gene encoding two-component response regulator-like APRR1 — translation MEPKELNLNRDFETGSSGGGGGGCGGGGGGADGFIDRSRVRILLCDNNESSSEEVFTLLVKCSYQVTSVKSPRQVIDALNAEGPDIDLILAEVDLPMRKGMKLLKYITRDRELRRIPVIMMSAQDEVSTVVKCLKLGAADYLVKPLRTNELLNLWTHMWRRRRMLGLAEKNLINYVDLVISDPSGSNTNSTTLFSDDTDDKSGNPETGTSAPEEDKSDAVAAAMELPVKNISEFRPDVPGISDRQTGKFLSAPRKSELKIGIGESSAFFTYVKSSKLKINSQVVADVEDIATEHLRIEEKHQECVSHQVVDDDPQVHGNGEAWESNSQGDDLPSGNSIPDSLSLERSSTPSGSMELQHQRSFEEDRSSQVPAHPRNEVQHDFSGLPAQATYQYYMPGAVNQVMMSSSPQVYQNNLQDMQNHAMMPQYNHLPPCPPHMNGMASFPYYSICLHPGQQMPNAQPWPSFGSSASTEVNLNTVDRREAALIKFRQKRKERCFDKKIRYVNRKKLAERRPRVRGQFVRKLNGVNVDLNGVPASVEDDEEDERDDEELASRDSSPEDGAP, via the exons ATGGAGCCGAAGGAGCTGAATTTGAACAGGGACTTTGAAACTGGTAGCAGTGGCGGCGggggtggaggttgtggtggcggtggtggtggtgctgatGGGTTCATCGACAGGAGCAGAGTGAGGATTTTACTGTGCGATAACAACGAGTCCAGTTCGGAAGAGGTTTTCACGCTTCTTGTGAAATGTTCTTACCAGG TTACTTCCGTGAAGTCTCCTCGACAGGTGATTGATGCATTGAATGCAGAGGGACCTGATATCGATCTTATACTTGCCGAAGTTGACCTTCCAATGCGCAAAGGCATGAAATTGTTGAAGTACATCACACGGGACAGAGAGTTACGGCGCATTCCTGTAATCA TGATGTCGGCACAAGATGAGGTCTCTACTGTTGTTAAGTGCTTGAAGCTTGGAGCAGCAGACTATCTTGTGAAGCCTTTACGAACTAATGAACTTCTGAACTTGTGGACACACATGTGGAGAAGAAGGCGCATG CTTGGGCTGGCAGAGAAGAACCTTATAAATTATGTTGATCTGGTGATATCAGACCCGAGCGGATCCAATACAAACAGTACTACTTTATTCTCGGATGACACAGATGATAAATCTGGCAATCCAGAGACAGGAACCTCAGCTCCTGAGGAAGATAAG TCTGATGCTGTTGCTGCTGCGATGGAGCTTCCAGTAAAGAATATATCAGAATTTCGGCCTGATGTTCCAGGAATAAGTGACCGCCAAACTG GAAAGTTTTTATCTGCCCCAAGAAAGAGCGAACTAAAGATTGGCATTGGCGAGTCATCTGCCTTCTTTACCTATGTCAAATCAAGCAAACTTAAAATCAACTCCCAGGTGGTTGCCGATGTTGAAGACATTGCCACTGAACATTTGAGGATAGAAGAGAAACATCAAGAATGTGTTTCCCACCAAGTGGTTGATGATGATCCCCAAGTACATGGAAATGGAGAGGCGTGGGAAAGCAACTCACAGGGAGATGACTTGCCAAGTGGTAATAGTATCCCAGATTCTCTTTCGTTGGAGAGGTCTAGTACCCCGTCTGGATCAATGGAACTTCAACATCAGAGAAGTTTTGAGGAAGACAGATCCTCTCAAGTGCCTGCACATCCAAGAAATGAAGTTCAACATGATTTTTCTGGCTTACCTGCCCAAGCCACCTATCAATATTATATGCCGGGGGCTGTCAATCAAGTTATGATGTCATCGTCACCCCAAGTTTATCAAAATAATCTGCAAGACATGCAAAATCATGCTATGATGCCACAATACAATCATCTTCCACCCTGCCCTCCACACATGAATGGGATGGCTTCGTTCCCCTATTATAGTATATGCTTGCATCCTGGTCAGCAAATGCCGAATGCTCAGCCGTGGCCCTCATTTGGAAGTTCAGCTTCCACTGAAGTGAATCTAAATACGGTTGACAGAAGGGAGGCAGCATTGATTAAATTTAGGCAAAAAAGAAAGGAGCGGTGTTTTGATAAAAAGATCAGGTATGTAAATCGAAAGAAACTTGCCGAAAGGAGGCCTCGTGTTCGGGGACAGTTTGTGAGGAAGTTAAATGGTGTAAATGTGGATCTTAACGGCGTGCCTGCATCTGTTGAAGATGACGAGGAGGATGAAAGGGATGACGAGGAGCTTGCATCAAGGGATTCCTCCCCGGAAGATGGTGCTCCTTGA